A region of Maridesulfovibrio sp. DNA encodes the following proteins:
- a CDS encoding imidazole glycerol phosphate synthase cyclase subunit — protein MNTRVIARLDAKPPYIAKPVYFEGLRKVGMPEDLALKYSSAGADELCYIDIYSSLCHREIKFDPIMKIASCILIPFAVGGGIRSIDDMKALFDSGADKIVINTYALMETPSIIDKAASLFGSQAVTVQIDAKWRNSWWECYADCGRTPSGKNVIDWACEVEKRGAGEILLSSVDHDGAKKGFDVSLIKKVNEATSIPIIAGSGAGSIDHITKMAVEATPSAVALASVLHDDIVTVGEVKDVLKQVRG, from the coding sequence GTGAACACAAGAGTCATAGCAAGACTGGATGCCAAGCCTCCTTATATAGCAAAACCTGTCTATTTTGAAGGGCTGCGTAAAGTTGGCATGCCCGAAGACCTGGCATTGAAATATAGTTCCGCCGGTGCAGATGAGCTTTGTTATATTGATATATATTCAAGCCTTTGCCACCGAGAAATCAAGTTTGATCCGATAATGAAGATAGCTTCCTGCATCCTGATTCCGTTTGCTGTTGGCGGAGGGATCAGGTCTATTGATGATATGAAAGCTCTCTTTGACAGCGGAGCCGACAAGATCGTCATTAACACCTACGCACTGATGGAAACCCCCTCCATAATCGATAAGGCTGCTTCGTTATTTGGTAGTCAAGCTGTCACTGTACAGATTGATGCTAAGTGGCGTAACTCATGGTGGGAGTGTTATGCCGATTGCGGGAGAACCCCTTCAGGTAAGAATGTTATCGACTGGGCTTGTGAAGTTGAGAAAAGGGGAGCAGGAGAGATTCTGCTTAGTTCTGTGGACCATGATGGTGCTAAAAAAGGGTTTGATGTTTCATTGATAAAAAAAGTGAATGAAGCGACCTCAATCCCAATTATAGCGGGAAGCGGTGCTGGTTCAATAGACCATATTACGAAAATGGCCGTGGAAGCGACTCCTTCAGCTGTAGCGCTTGCGTCCGTGCTTCATGATGACATCGTGACTGTCGGTGAAGTTAAAGATGTTTTGAAGCAGGTAAGAGGGTAA